The genomic window TATTAATTAACGCTTTATTAAGTCGGTAAGTTAAATATGTCATGTAGTGGTTCAACCGCAAACGTTGACCGCAAAACCGTTGTCTTATTACCGCTGCGGTCACATACttcaattaatcattttttaataatagccGTTACGTTATGATCGGTATATTAGTGATGTAAACACAAAGAAATGCGTTTTGTTGTTCAGACAATAACACAGAATGGGTTTTTCAAAAcatatgatttgaatgttttcttaAGTAACGTTAGCTTGTCCTCAATTCCTTTGAtgttgataaatttaaaaaatgtttctgcACAATTTCTTTAagcgttatatttttataattacttgtgTGTGAAGTTACCTCCTACAAACCATctcctttttgtttttgtaatggttaagatagttataaatattattagacaaTTCGCTCCCGTTACgccaataataaataagactggtcaagtgcaagtcggaatTCTAGCTGTGCCATTAAACCAACCGGGTCTAGATTATCGGAAAGAGTTACTGCAGTCCTGCTACAGACAAGGCTAAGGAAGGACCAGGGGTTTTGATGGTTTCCCATCCGAAATTTTGACGAGAAGATCGGTcggatacaaatttatttatcacccaacaaatttatgatcaGCTAAACCACGATCTTTACAAAACCTATACCCATTACAGGAGAATGCTGCAACTCGGTGTCGAGCCAGAACGGTTCGACTCGCTGCAAGGGCAACCGCTGGATGGGCGCTGTCTGCTGCGCGAGGCCAGGGAGAAGGCGCTCAAGGCCAGCAAGGAGAAGACCGGCAAGAAGGATGTGAGACTTACTTGTATTCTATGTAGAAGAGAGAGTTTAGAAGTCCCATGCttagattattataattgtaatatttcacTAATATTAGCGGCAGTAGTAGGTTCAATGCTTgtctgaagttttttttatcaaaacgaaTCTTGTTTCTCGTCCTTAATTTATGGAAGACGagttctaaattattatttttctttattttcttaaaagtttaatttatcagaTCATGTTGATGCGATCGCACTTTTATCCTCGCTCTCTAGTGGGCGGTGAAGACTTTAAGGAAAGAAAGACAGAAATGAGctagaaaaagaataaaaataaacctacttcacaatatttcttttatttcaagtaataatagtttttaattagctCCTAAACTCCGGgcgttgatttttttaattgttgcgGTACAAAAATCAAGTTTGGGTACCTATGGCTTATACTAATACATCATGTTACTCCTCAGGTGGCGGGCTACCTGAACCTGATGGCGAACTCCATCGACAACTTCACTCACGGGCTGGCGGTGGGCGGCTCCTTCCTCGTCGGGTTCCGCGTCGGCGTGCTCACCACCTTCGCTATACTCGGTCAGTTATCACATATAACTAACAcctaaaataagtttattataatagtaaacaaACCTATTGAATTGAGATATTAAAGTCGCTTAAAAATCATCTTAACATcccaaaaatatgtaaataagatGATATATAAAATGTGAAAAGGCAGTTTCGGAGAATTATTTTTGGATTATGCGAACACAAAAATTGAGTGTTCGAGTCGACTTTTACATTCTCCCTAAAAACAAATGGGGGtcatgtttataaatttgtttttatacaataacactcaatttttgtaacattttagaaaatgacgaaatattaaaacaaaattaataccaTTTATGTCAATTCTTAAAAGCGTTTAAACATTCACAGGTTTCCTTTTAATCATAACGTAATGGTTTCTTTGAATTCCAGTCCACGAGATCCCTCATGAAGTAGGAGACTTCGCTATCCTGCTGAGAAGTGGATTCTCTCGCTGGGAGGCGGCTAAAGCGCAACTGgtaaataaaaaccttataaTTTCAGTTGGAGATCAATGTTAGTTACTCGCCCTGAGTGGATCATTGGGGCTTTTGGCCATAAATTTCAGTAAGTCGCATGTTGGTGACAACTGCGTGCCTTGAATGCGGTGATCAAGATGACACCGCACTGCCTACTCTAGCCGTATGTCCCGCCTTAGCGGAGCCTCGGCGCTGGGAGGCTGCACGTGGCCCGCAGCAGGGGCAGGCCTGGGCGCAGGGGACGGGCGAGAGACTACAGTACCTATACCATCTAAACCACTACCCCTGGGAAGAAGCGAGCGACACGCACACGCGCCTCTCATACCGTACATATATCAAAATACAAtacatgaattaattaattatgcttTCGTTTCCAGGCGACAGCCGCAGCTGGTCTGATCGGCGCCATGACAGCCGTTATATTCAGTGGAGCTAGGAACTCTATTGGTAAgtactttttgatattttgactttttataTACAGCTAATCGTTGCATTTCGTTATAGGGAGATAAATCGAACAATTTTCTCCGTTGATTCGTAAAGCTTTTCTTACTTACTGCatagcatatttttataataactatcatgaaaataaatcgttaattaATGATGCAAAGGCTTATTCACGAATATTTGTCGGAATCGCCCTACTAGTTTCTGAACTAATCAGACCGTCAGCGACCGTGCATCTCACTACGTAGCGCCGCGAGAGTGCTCGGACAGGTGGAGGGGGCAAGGGGGCCGTTCTGCCGGACATCCTCAATAAAAACGCGTGAATAaactttaattgaataatgtgtTTACTCGCCGGATGCGCCCCCCGCGCCTCTCTTGTCGGGCGCGCCGCCGGCGCCTCTCTTACTGGGCGCGCCTCCCGCGCCCCTCTTACAGGGCGCGCCTCCCGCGCCCCTCTTACAGGGCGCGCCTCCCGCGCCCCTGTTGCTgggcgcgccccccgcgcctcTGTTGCTGGGCGAGCCCCCCGCGCCTGGCTCGCCGGGCGCCGGCGCGCTGTCCCCGCCCGGCTCCCCGCTGCGCGCCAGCACGCCGCTGCCCGCGCCCGAGCTGCCGCCCGCCACGCCCGCCACTCCGACCACTCCCGCCACTCCCAAGCACGCTAGACACGAGAGGAAGCGGCGCAGCACTGTCAATATCGACGACTTCGTCGTGGACGCACTCAAACTTGTTATCAGTGATGGTActttaataactaatttaaattagtaacGTTAAACTTATTTTGGTGATGACCTAACCTTTATTTCACAGAGTTGTTAGACCAGTTGAGTGAAATGCGAGAATTCAGCATTCCATCGAAATGGATCGCCAAGGTGGTGTCTAAGCGAAAGCGTCACATCTTAAGTGAACGACAGCGGCTGCGCGCCGAAGCAGATGCGCTCTCGGCAGGTGAGTGCGGCGCCGCGGGTCATGTAGCGCGGGCAACACAATGTAACACCTATTGAAACACGCCGTCCGCTCTGTCGCCAGGCTTCGCGGGCTGGAGCGGCtcggaggcggcggcggccgtggcggcggcggcagcgcgctGCAAGACCTTCGCGCTGGAGCTCGAGAGCGACGACGACGGGTTTTTCGACCAGAGCTCGCTGTTGGAGAACGACGCGTCGGGCGCTCTGGCGGCGCTGGACGCGCAGGCGGCGTGGCAGGAGCGCGTGctggcgcgcgcggcggcgggcgcggcggcgggcgtgGACGTGCGCGAGCTGGGCGCGCGCGTGCtggccgcgctggccgcgccccgcgccgcagCCCGCACCCTTCCCGCACCTGCTGGCccgcgcggcgccgcgccccgccCGACGTGTCGCGCCTGCTGCTGGCCACGCTGTTCCTGGTGAGTGCCGGCCCGCgagccgccgcgccgcgcgacTGGAGTCTCACAGCTGTCGTGTTGCAGGCGAACGCGGGCAACGTGGAGATCATCCCGGGCGCGCCGCTGTCGGTGAACTCGTTCTCGGTGCGCGTGCTGTCCACGGATGAGCGTCTGTTCGGCGCGGCCGTCCTGGACGACCAGTTTCTGCGCTAATCGAGCTCACTTCTTTTACCGTGGACAAACTAGTTCCTTGCACTTATGTGATATGTGCAAATTTATAACCTATATCGAtctatataatattgtttttttttctaaaatatttattcagaaactttattttttcttattttcatagttatttaGATGTGTTCATCATGaatccaaatatatttttttactagaattAAGTCTAATCTTtgtgaaaattgtaaatattagtacaataataaataaaagtaaatgtctgtatataaagtttgtaaataaagtacgtatgtaaataaacaaaataaaattatactttaggAGGCGATGGCCATTATATTAATGCGGCGGCCGCTGGTAAACCAGTGCGCTCCCCAATAGCGCAGGTATTACAACATGTTAACTAGTATTAATCTGATCTCCAGTCCTATTCttcgaatgaaataaaatgcgTTATTTCGTTATATGCATTTGGTTTGTACCGTTCTATTGCGCacgaaaatatacaattttgtcATAGCGTTCTTCAACAGCGGTGCAGCGTAAGAAAACGACGGCGATAAGAACTAATTTCGAAAACCTTCAATACCAAATAGTATGCTCCTCATGATTCTGCgaagatcataaattatatttagttttacagtttaatttacGGCAACTTTACGTAATAAGGTCTAATAAATAGTAATGTcagtattaaaatagtttatctttgtcaagtTTTGAAGGAAAATCatattgtaaagtttattttttaatacaatttaatatactaattaaagtttgttattatttggccatgataaagtaataattatgatGCAGTTTTAGGCCTCTGTTGCTTACTGAAACGGTATCATTATTATACAACTAGTTTTTCGCTCGCGTCGAGATCGGTtttatcgcgtttccaagagaccTTTttaaaagtccggaataaaaactatgttctttctcaaggtcaactctatctctgtactaaatttcattaaaattcgttTAGTGTTTTAGATGtgaagcgtaacagacagacagagtcactttcacatttataatattagtagggattgtttTTGTTCATGAGGTATAGTGCCGTGTATCTCACCGATCCCGAGGGTTGTAATAGCCGCGCGAGTTGATGACTGAACTGGCTTGCTGgtgtcaattttttatttaattatggaaATCGTGCCGAGCCCGCCATCGATCGTTCGCTATGCACGGAAATGTATCTTAAGGCGTAACCGCACGcaatcgctcgtcgctcgtttacagcgacaaacccgatcacgtgaccccatttCAAATTTCCCCGCGACCCGAAAGTCGCTGCTCCATGGAGTTGCTCGTCGCGcgtttgcagcgacaatctGGTCGAACGacgccattttaaatttcccgaaaaacaaaacattaatattgctATTATGTAGAAACAAGTGTGATTAAAAgttacataggtacattttttaaactggataaaactactactaaaataaggaaacaaaattatggtttaaacgtacattgtgttcatactttactaatattttatgaaatgttttaaagaatttaccTTGTCCGATTCCGTTATTTACGGGAATTAATTTAGGGACCGTTTGCAGCAccacttttatataatttacatcgaCTTGTCTCGAccgcttaattttttctttcttttctctattctatagtgtacctatgatcttttttttcccagcgacaaagttcaacattttgagctttatcGCTACGTATCATATAaccagatttgtcgctgcaaacgagcgactgCAAAGGCCGTagctcaacattttcagctttgtcgctACCTTTCTTGCGACCATATTTTGTCGCTTTTTCCAAACacgggaaatttaaaattgggCTACGTGATCAGATCGCGAGGGCGAGCGACCATGAGGTTACGCCTTTATACTCTTTACGttctaaaaaaaccttttatgctgttattaaatataatacttactgAAATACTGATATTATAGATAATTAAGcccctagccttttctcaaacCTAAATTATCTCATCAGATCCAAGTTAATCTATTGTAACCCGGCGAGTCACCCACAGCACAATTAAATTCCATTTTCGTAATTATGCTTAAAGGCAGGTGCTATACTTTTCCATGGTTTGTTTTCAAGCCGATCTTTCAGATCCTGCCTCCGAGCTCTTGTTTGGCTCTTGTTTTGACATATTCCATCAAAAGGCGATACACATCTTTAGCTACACCACAATCTTCACAATTTGGACTAGAGCTTTCTTTAACGAGTTGCTTTAACTCATTGAATGGAACGTGTCCCGACCGCAGTGTGAGCTATAACAGTTAGGTGCCTATTGAAGATTCTATTGGTAAGCCCAGAGATACGagattcaaattcatttttcttctgatctttgttcaaaatatttatgaaaataggtACTACCATTAGACGCCTTTTTTGAGTTAGGTTTCTTCAAACAAGAAGGTTATGACATATTTAACTCATGAGTGGTAAAGATCCACTACGCTTAACCCCAgtgtctaataaataaattgcagtgTAATTATATACAGTAGGTTCAATTACTTGTGGGTACCTTTTATCGAAGCAATAGATCCGATAAAAGGTACACGAAAGAAAGTAataagtcaaaatcaaaattcatttattcaaattaggctactaagtagcactttttgaaggtcagattataTTGGACAGTACcgagtttcgcccacccttcaccgcttcctaagtgcttttgctgtgagagagaAAACGGTGCAACTGAccccccagcagcacgctgtcattccgtttacaaaatatttattataatatagattatacggaacaataacaaaataagtgtgtaggtgccgtgccaaacaaacaaaaatttgaggtcgctgtatctaAGCCAATATGAAATTTAACTGTAAGTTCAAAGgtcaaggtcagcagaccgactaGCCACCGCAataccgcaagcagcacccgttcacgagtatgacgcaagggtcagacatcacctccctcgccatattagagggaaggaggtgacccgacccaagacgccaccgcaggcagtgacaactaagggagcatgacgtatctgctgccggctaataaaataggactgaaagaaagaaataccccaatcgttgatttacctggcacagccctgaacacggaggcggcataaattggtacatcatttaaatttcaaaataaaacaaaataggtaacacaatgttacatacgtagagtatgtctatcaaattacataataacacGTCAACAATAATCAGCCGTCCTGTGTAAATCACGGCgaacaactatttttatcatttaaataatcattgattgtaagTAAACTTCTAAAACATCAACCTTCGTATAATACAGtaaatgtaatatgtattttgtttgtttgaaggtaAACggtaataatttacttattactaTGAGCCTAATTATTCCGAGTCTATTTAAAGTGCATCGCAGTGATCGAGTGTGCGGCGCTCAAATAGTCTGCATGGCGCGCTATATATGATTGCAAAGTTCAAGAGTAAAAAATGCGTCACGGGTAGCCTGCGCTGCACCGTGGTAACTGAAGTCTGATTTCATGAGTAAGTTTAGATCTTTTCGCCCCAAAGAACGCGCATAATATAGTTCCAGTACGTCAACTTTGCAGCGACGCGGAGAGCACCGTATGCAACACACCAAGAGTGTACCAACCGCGTAGCGatgatttcaattcaattcagtctttatttctctcatattattacattacataactaaattacaTGCCCCGCAAAGCCGTTTACACGGTTTGACTGCGGGAACGAGTGTcacttacattaatataatttatttataaattgcagacGTGGTTATTTCTTAGTGGTTATTTACTCCTATACAGGTACACAGATACAGACACTCACATTACATCCTTACCTTCAtgcatttatatatttctacaagctgttgcccgcgacttcgtccccgtgggtagaagagataagttatgatttacatatacctgccctgtttttttcacattttccattgtatcttcgctcctattagtcgcagcgtgatggtttatagccaaaAGCCTGCCTCGTtgaatggtgtattcaacacaaaaagattttttcaatttggatcagtagttcctgagattagcgcgttcaaacaaacaaacaaactcttcagctttatatattagtatatagattctTGTACACACATTCATAGACATTCACACACACATTCTTACATACATGCTTCTTTCAATATTTAGCGTGTCTGTATACATGCACCCAGTATAGCCGATAATACACTGTTCATAGGTACACTAATACTTTTTAgcgtatatattatatattaggCATATGCATATGTATCCCCACCGTGCCAACTAATATATTTGTGTCGTGTCGTAGGAGTCGAAAAAAGAAAGGATGTCGTTTTTCGAATCTCACAGGAGTTCTGGCAGTGGGTGAGTTGATATATATTATTGTTCGTACATGCggatttaatggaaaaattttaaatgcggattttattaatgaatgtagtttttttttattgctgttcTCTCTATAATGTATAGTgatatataataatacctatattgTGTTTAACGTTAAATTaggttttttaagttttcttttaagcATACAAATGTGTTTTTCTCTGGTGCTGATTAATTAGAGAGTCCGGCAAAATTCTTTTCATCCCTTAGGTACAACATGGAGAGTCCAAAAGAATTATATCGGGTAAGAAAGAATGGTGATGGACTATAggcattcaaaaatataaaacaaatataacccTTGAGGTTCGCCATTTTGATCATGAAATACATGAATCTTAACCCCCTTAAATAACATAATGGTtaacgaaaacaattttaaactatGATATCTATTTTCATCTGCCTACTTTagaacaaagatttaaaaaatatcgccTCTATTCATCGTgtattgaaatatattcaaaGCTCCACGACACAGATATTGGgaattaattctaaataatgCGCATAGTTGAACGATCCCCGTTTAatatttacgagataaaagtGAAAAACAAGATTTGCTTTAACGCCTTGGAAATGTGTTGccagttataatattaaactttgttTTCTACATCGTGGCGTCATTAGGTTTATATTCGTTTCATTGCTCTGGACGTGCAAAGC from Trichoplusia ni isolate ovarian cell line Hi5 chromosome 13 unlocalized genomic scaffold, tn1 tig00001475_group12, whole genome shotgun sequence includes these protein-coding regions:
- the LOC113506370 gene encoding zinc transporter ZIP13 homolog, which encodes RMLQLGVEPERFDSLQGQPLDGRCLLREAREKALKASKEKTGKKDVAGYLNLMANSIDNFTHGLAVGGSFLVGFRVGVLTTFAILVHEIPHEVGDFAILLRSGFSRWEAAKAQLATAAAGLIGAMTAVIFSGARNSIGKYFLIF